One region of Pyramidobacter sp. YE332 genomic DNA includes:
- a CDS encoding IS5 family transposase (programmed frameshift) codes for MEERRYELTSSEWNRIKRMLPPEHPKSGQRGRPAKYDNRRIINGILWLARSGAPWRDLPERYGKWQAVYARFRLWKQRGIFEAIFAALSADADMENLSIDSTSCKVHQSANGRGKTPEGGKKGQAIGMSRGGKNTKIHAIVDGLGNPLALLLSPGNDHDSRHAVSLLGQAEIRGSNVIGDKAYGSQAIREYITSREGSYTIPPKSDNPEPWFIDEHVYKERHLVECFFQKIKWFRRIFTRYDKLDASFFAFVLVAASVILLK; via the exons TGCTGCCGCCCGAACACCCGAAATCAGGTCAACGTGGACGCCCGGCAAAATACGATAACCGCAGGATCATCAATGGGATTCTGTGGCTTGCCAGAAGTGGAGCGCCATGGAGAGATCTTCCGGAGCGTTACGGCAAATGGCAGGCAGTTTACGCACGTTTCAGGCTGTGGAAACAGCGGGGAATATTCGAGGCGATCTTTGCCGCCCTAAGCGCTGATGCCGACATGGAAAATCTCTCTATCGACTCCACGTCCTGCAAAGTACATCAAAGTGCCAACGGGAGAGGGAAAACCCCGGAAGGGGGAAAAAAGGGG CAAGCGATTGGCATGTCCAGAGGCGGCAAGAATACGAAAATTCATGCGATAGTAGATGGTTTAGGCAATCCGCTGGCGCTCCTGCTCAGTCCCGGCAATGACCACGATTCCCGCCATGCCGTGTCCTTGCTCGGGCAAGCGGAAATCAGAGGGAGCAACGTCATCGGCGATAAGGCTTACGGTTCGCAAGCCATCAGAGAGTACATTACTTCTCGGGAGGGAAGTTACACTATCCCGCCGAAGAGCGATAATCCCGAACCGTGGTTTATAGATGAGCATGTTTACAAGGAACGACACTTGGTTGAATGTTTCTTTCAGAAAATCAAATGGTTCCGTAGAATTTTCACCCGCTATGACAAACTTGACGCTTCGTTTTTCGCTTTTGTTCTTGTCGCTGCCAGTGTTATTTTATTGAAATAA